A genomic region of Polynucleobacter necessarius contains the following coding sequences:
- a CDS encoding competence/damage-inducible protein A has translation MKTVEIDDPTKAQRRFGLIVIGDEILSGRRQDKYMSKIIELLNERGLSLSWAKYVADDPAQITATLKESFASGDVVFSTGGIGATPDDHTRQCAALALGTKTELHPTAKELIAGRIQSMAEGDPIKADLNTPENQHRFKMSEFPIGSDIIPNPYNQIPGFRIKEHHFVPGFPVMAAPMMAWCLDTYYRDLFHQENWAEQSFIVPKGIESTLTPLMERIEANFPGVKVFSLPSVGDASRGGVYAQRYIELGIKGNANLLEESAWIALRAGTQELGYEIHDIS, from the coding sequence ATGAAAACAGTTGAAATAGATGATCCAACCAAGGCGCAACGTCGCTTTGGCTTGATTGTGATTGGCGATGAGATCTTGTCTGGGCGCCGTCAAGACAAATACATGAGCAAGATCATTGAATTGCTCAATGAGCGCGGCCTGAGTCTGTCATGGGCCAAGTATGTTGCCGATGATCCTGCGCAAATTACTGCAACCTTAAAGGAAAGTTTTGCGAGCGGTGATGTAGTGTTTAGTACTGGCGGCATTGGCGCTACTCCTGATGACCACACACGTCAATGTGCTGCTCTTGCCTTGGGTACAAAAACAGAATTGCATCCGACTGCTAAAGAGTTAATTGCTGGACGTATTCAGTCAATGGCCGAAGGCGATCCGATCAAGGCGGATTTAAATACTCCTGAAAACCAACATCGCTTCAAGATGAGTGAATTCCCAATTGGTAGTGACATTATTCCCAACCCCTATAACCAAATTCCGGGCTTTCGGATTAAAGAGCATCACTTTGTCCCTGGCTTTCCAGTAATGGCCGCCCCTATGATGGCTTGGTGCTTGGATACTTACTACAGGGATCTTTTCCACCAAGAGAACTGGGCAGAGCAGAGTTTTATTGTTCCTAAGGGCATCGAATCCACATTGACACCTCTTATGGAGCGCATAGAGGCCAATTTCCCTGGGGTAAAGGTCTTTAGTCTTCCGTCGGTTGGGGATGCCTCTAGGGGCGGTGTTTATGCTCAGCGCTATATCGAGCTAGGTATCAAAGGCAATGCCAACCTCTTGGAAGAAAGTGCATGGATTGCTTTGCGGGCAGGTACCCAAGAGCTCGGTTACGAAATCCACGACATCAGCTAA
- a CDS encoding sterol desaturase family protein, with amino-acid sequence MDFVDYLYHRASHVFNWWWQLHALHHSQTVMTAWSDNRNHILDDIMRATFMAFFALLFGVSPGQFIMLIALSQFIQSWQHANLKVHLGPAKYLLISPMYHRMHHAVGYGHEAQGKPGVLGGCNFGILFPWWDMAFRIAIFPQEVYPTGVRNLTVSENIFTQQWQGIVRSVRELMPQSKRTWAMPIVLKRSFMVGLQQVMRSFGLALIGTMHPRMLWLSLRPFLIISVLWGCLIWLTWTPALEALSIFLTTSIFTSWIQEGLVWAGLENARAFIAPLFFVMLIIPLITISLLVLIAFSTVPAIVKNVIRQAHYQDLECKRGGGLFGSLVYTLWSALICLVLVMLTLPVWWIPPLFAVLPPLLWGWLTMRLMSYDVLAKHASTEERDLLLEKYRWSLLTMGIISGMLGAVPTFFWATSALALVLFPIVSFVALWIYSLIFVFAALWFSHFLLDALKELRQDELDKALTVQSRVVDMELPNHG; translated from the coding sequence TTGGACTTCGTTGACTATCTCTACCACCGTGCCTCACATGTATTTAACTGGTGGTGGCAGCTTCATGCCTTGCATCACAGTCAAACGGTCATGACTGCCTGGTCCGACAATCGCAATCACATTCTTGATGACATCATGCGCGCAACCTTCATGGCTTTCTTCGCGCTATTGTTTGGGGTATCTCCTGGGCAATTCATCATGTTGATTGCACTCAGTCAATTTATTCAAAGCTGGCAGCACGCTAATCTCAAAGTTCACCTGGGGCCTGCAAAGTACTTGCTCATTTCTCCGATGTACCATCGCATGCATCATGCTGTGGGCTACGGGCATGAGGCACAAGGCAAACCTGGGGTCTTAGGTGGCTGTAACTTTGGAATATTGTTTCCATGGTGGGATATGGCATTTCGAATTGCCATCTTCCCTCAAGAGGTCTATCCTACTGGTGTAAGAAACCTAACCGTTTCTGAAAATATTTTCACTCAACAGTGGCAAGGAATTGTTCGCTCTGTTCGTGAATTGATGCCACAAAGTAAGCGTACATGGGCCATGCCCATTGTATTAAAGAGGAGTTTTATGGTCGGCTTGCAGCAGGTAATGAGATCGTTTGGTTTGGCATTGATAGGAACCATGCATCCGCGGATGCTATGGCTGAGTCTTCGCCCATTTCTAATCATCTCTGTTTTATGGGGTTGTCTCATCTGGCTTACCTGGACTCCTGCACTAGAGGCGCTCAGTATTTTTTTGACGACTTCGATATTTACCAGTTGGATACAAGAAGGTTTAGTTTGGGCCGGCCTTGAAAATGCTAGAGCCTTTATTGCGCCATTATTTTTCGTGATGCTGATCATTCCACTCATCACGATTAGCTTATTAGTTTTAATTGCTTTCTCAACTGTTCCTGCGATCGTAAAGAATGTGATTAGACAAGCCCACTATCAAGATTTGGAATGCAAGCGCGGCGGCGGTTTATTTGGTAGCTTGGTTTATACCTTGTGGTCAGCGCTCATTTGCTTGGTGTTGGTGATGCTAACGTTGCCGGTATGGTGGATCCCTCCGCTGTTTGCAGTCCTTCCTCCTTTGTTGTGGGGTTGGTTAACAATGCGGCTCATGTCTTATGACGTCTTGGCAAAACATGCCAGCACAGAAGAGCGGGATCTATTATTGGAAAAGTATCGTTGGTCTTTGCTTACCATGGGAATTATCTCTGGAATGCTGGGCGCCGTACCTACATTCTTCTGGGCTACTTCGGCACTAGCATTGGTCTTATTCCCAATTGTGAGTTTTGTAGCGCTTTGGATTTACTCGCTCATTTTTGTTTTTGCTGCACTCTGGTTTAGTCATTTCTTATTGGATGCCTTGAAAGAATTGCGGCAAGATGAATTGGATAAAGCGCTGACAGTGCAATCACGTGTAGTTGACATGGAACTTCCCAATCATGGTTGA